A portion of the Halalkalicoccus tibetensis genome contains these proteins:
- the glpB gene encoding glycerol-3-phosphate dehydrogenase subunit GlpB: MAIEDDVLVIGGGLAGATAAIVAARGGARTRLVTHKENTLRNASGLVDVLGYHGSDEPIVEPFEAIPDLPDEHPYRTVGVDAVRESLALFDELTEGLYEGGHTDVNALSPTYGGRIKPTSRYPTSAAAGLASRAEDTLLVGFEVVTGFDAPLAAERLDASVPFDVRGVTVRFPGEFRADARVTRLAKALDADELLDRENRTGTREALADLVAEHLGDAERVGFPALLGDHDPGAVRETLEAELGVPVFEVPMGPPSLPGMRLEDRLEEALDAEGVRVESGNPAVDYTEDEGRITSVSIDRGRRETPYHADQVVLATGGLVGKGIDSDREGISEPVFDCHVPQPEERYEWFHDHVFDDQPFARFGMDTDDSLRPLDSEGEPEFSNLRAAGAVLGGYDLAREKSGSGVSLATGLVAGRNASEDLTTQ, from the coding sequence ATGGCGATTGAGGACGACGTACTCGTGATCGGCGGCGGGCTCGCGGGCGCGACCGCGGCCATCGTCGCCGCGCGCGGCGGGGCCCGAACCCGGCTTGTCACGCACAAGGAGAACACGCTGCGCAACGCCAGCGGGCTGGTCGACGTGCTGGGCTATCACGGGAGCGACGAGCCGATCGTCGAGCCCTTCGAGGCGATCCCCGACCTGCCCGACGAGCACCCCTATCGGACGGTGGGCGTCGACGCGGTCCGCGAGTCGCTCGCGCTGTTCGACGAACTCACCGAGGGGCTCTACGAGGGCGGGCACACCGACGTGAACGCGCTCTCGCCGACCTACGGCGGGCGGATCAAACCCACGAGCCGGTATCCGACGAGTGCGGCGGCGGGGCTGGCGAGCCGAGCCGAGGACACGCTGCTGGTAGGCTTCGAGGTCGTCACGGGCTTCGACGCGCCGCTCGCGGCCGAGCGTCTCGACGCCTCGGTGCCGTTCGACGTCCGGGGGGTCACGGTCCGGTTCCCCGGCGAGTTCCGGGCCGACGCCCGGGTCACCCGGCTGGCGAAGGCGCTCGACGCCGACGAGCTGCTCGATCGCGAGAACCGAACCGGCACCCGCGAGGCGCTCGCGGATCTGGTCGCCGAGCACCTCGGCGATGCGGAACGCGTGGGCTTTCCCGCGCTGCTGGGCGACCACGACCCCGGCGCGGTACGCGAAACCCTCGAGGCCGAACTCGGCGTGCCGGTCTTCGAGGTGCCGATGGGGCCGCCGAGCCTGCCGGGGATGCGCCTCGAGGACCGCCTCGAGGAGGCCCTCGACGCGGAGGGCGTGCGCGTCGAGTCGGGCAACCCGGCCGTCGATTACACCGAGGACGAGGGCCGGATCACCTCGGTCTCGATCGACCGGGGCCGACGCGAGACCCCCTATCACGCGGATCAGGTCGTGCTGGCGACGGGCGGGCTCGTGGGCAAGGGGATCGACTCCGATCGCGAGGGGATCAGCGAGCCGGTCTTCGACTGTCACGTCCCCCAGCCCGAGGAGCGCTACGAGTGGTTTCATGACCACGTCTTCGACGACCAGCCGTTCGCCCGCTTCGGGATGGACACCGATGATAGCCTCCGGCCGCTCGATTCCGAGGGCGAGCCAGAGTTCTCGAACCTCCGGGCGGCGGGCGCGGTGCTGGGCGGCTACGATCTGGCGCGCGAGAAATCGGGAAGCGGCGTCTCGCTGGCGACCGGACTGGTCGCCGGCCGAAACGCGAGCGAGGATCTAACAACACAATGA
- a CDS encoding anaerobic glycerol-3-phosphate dehydrogenase subunit C — translation MSDAESSDEFEPVEVFPEAESGGMDLRSGADDCYKCSTCDSECPVAAVDDDFPGPKFQGPEQWRLKRKSDQDIDDSVMNCSNCMRCDSACPSDVPLSQMHNTARGTFVENQMAKLSREYIRNRILSNYGTLAWVGSKVPRLTNFLMSNSVVQEVNEKVMGITAEREFPEFAEQTFREWWSERDGANVESDEKRVAYFHGCYSNYNTPEVGKAMVRVFESFGYEVMVPPQKCSGTPMFANGMLPDARRAAETNVAELSAAIEDGADVIASCTSCSLSLRQEYPELFDLDGIEDVSAHTYEALEYLRIHEDLSGALEESEVDSERFAYHAPCHARNQGLAGQAIELLDRVEGAEAEDVGDSCSGISGTYGWKEEKYDTSMKIGAEMFHHMEDAEPDAGMTECPTCAMQMEHGTGYEVRHPLQVMEDALVD, via the coding sequence ATGAGTGACGCAGAGAGTTCCGACGAGTTCGAACCGGTAGAAGTGTTCCCCGAGGCCGAGTCCGGAGGGATGGACCTCCGATCGGGGGCCGACGACTGTTACAAATGTTCGACCTGCGACAGCGAGTGTCCGGTCGCGGCCGTCGACGACGACTTCCCCGGCCCGAAGTTCCAGGGGCCGGAACAGTGGCGCCTGAAGCGCAAGAGCGATCAGGACATCGACGACTCGGTGATGAACTGCTCGAACTGCATGCGCTGTGACTCGGCCTGTCCCTCGGACGTGCCGCTCAGCCAGATGCACAACACCGCGCGGGGGACCTTCGTCGAGAACCAGATGGCGAAGCTCTCCCGGGAGTACATCCGCAATCGGATCCTCTCGAACTACGGCACGCTCGCGTGGGTCGGCTCGAAGGTCCCCCGCCTGACGAACTTCCTGATGAGTAATTCGGTAGTTCAGGAGGTCAACGAGAAGGTGATGGGAATCACCGCCGAGCGGGAGTTCCCCGAGTTCGCCGAACAGACCTTCCGGGAGTGGTGGTCCGAAAGGGACGGAGCCAACGTGGAGAGCGACGAGAAGCGCGTCGCGTACTTCCACGGCTGCTACTCGAACTACAACACCCCCGAGGTCGGCAAGGCGATGGTGCGGGTCTTCGAGTCCTTCGGCTACGAGGTCATGGTGCCGCCCCAGAAGTGCTCGGGCACCCCGATGTTCGCCAACGGGATGTTGCCCGACGCGCGGCGCGCCGCGGAAACCAACGTCGCCGAGCTCTCGGCGGCCATCGAGGACGGCGCCGACGTCATCGCCTCGTGTACCTCCTGTTCGCTCTCGCTTCGCCAGGAGTACCCCGAGCTGTTCGATCTCGATGGCATCGAGGACGTCTCCGCGCACACCTACGAGGCGCTGGAATACCTCCGGATCCACGAGGACCTCTCGGGGGCACTGGAGGAAAGCGAGGTCGATTCCGAGCGCTTCGCCTATCACGCGCCGTGTCACGCGCGCAACCAGGGGCTCGCGGGACAGGCGATCGAGCTGCTCGATCGGGTCGAGGGTGCGGAGGCCGAGGACGTCGGCGACTCGTGTTCGGGCATTTCGGGCACCTACGGCTGGAAGGAGGAGAAGTACGACACCTCGATGAAGATCGGCGCGGAGATGTTCCACCACATGGAGGACGCCGAACCCGACGCGGGGATGACCGAGTGTCCGACCTGCGCGATGCAGATGGAACACGGGACGGGCTACGAGGTCCGACATCCCCTTCAGGTGATGGAGGACGCGCTGGTCGATTAA
- a CDS encoding Cdc6/Cdc18 family protein, whose product MNIEERVARRRRSDGGPQLIRSYDALSPAAHVRDPDGRGSALEQLLDGLEPALGGELPSNTYVWGPKGSGKSALVTALFSELERVSDESRTSIHTSTRVEGGDMAEFAYVDARGTRSEFGLRHAILDALLDERIPKQGVGDDHLVERLEGAFGGSDRTAVVAVDHLGRSETVPVDTVEAFLGRVPDSIAWLAIGRQPPGEYGTPIDSTVHLPSYQRYALVDILTSRASRGLAHQAIPHEELRRIATWANGDVHDALAALFGAAVRADEAGKRTIESGAVDAGMEAVPRSGVAIGCVLALPENRQRVLRRLLDLDTSGQSIGETAETVASEGSLELSTATVKRFLYELAETGVLDRVRAERTDGLGRPPSRVEPRFPTLVFRQVFDATHGSARER is encoded by the coding sequence ATGAACATCGAAGAACGCGTCGCGAGGCGGCGACGATCCGACGGCGGTCCGCAGTTGATCAGGAGCTACGACGCGCTCAGCCCGGCCGCCCACGTCCGGGACCCGGACGGCCGGGGCTCGGCCCTGGAGCAGCTGCTCGACGGCCTCGAACCCGCACTCGGTGGCGAGCTCCCGTCGAACACCTACGTCTGGGGGCCGAAGGGGTCGGGCAAGTCCGCGCTCGTCACGGCGCTGTTCTCGGAACTCGAGCGAGTGAGCGACGAGAGCCGCACGAGCATCCACACGAGCACGCGCGTGGAGGGCGGCGACATGGCCGAGTTCGCCTACGTCGACGCGCGCGGGACGCGAAGCGAGTTCGGCCTCCGGCACGCGATCCTCGACGCCCTGCTCGACGAGCGGATCCCGAAACAGGGCGTCGGCGACGACCACCTCGTCGAGCGGTTGGAGGGAGCGTTCGGCGGGTCGGATCGGACGGCGGTCGTGGCGGTCGATCACCTCGGGCGCTCCGAAACCGTCCCCGTCGACACCGTCGAGGCGTTCCTCGGTCGCGTTCCCGACTCGATCGCGTGGCTCGCGATCGGCCGCCAGCCGCCCGGGGAGTACGGGACGCCGATCGACTCGACCGTCCACCTCCCGAGCTATCAGCGCTACGCGCTCGTGGACATCCTGACGAGCCGGGCCTCGCGGGGGCTCGCACATCAGGCGATCCCACATGAGGAGCTCCGGCGGATCGCGACGTGGGCCAACGGCGACGTCCACGACGCGCTCGCGGCGCTGTTCGGCGCGGCGGTGCGGGCGGACGAGGCGGGCAAGCGAACGATCGAGTCGGGGGCGGTCGACGCCGGCATGGAGGCCGTCCCACGGTCCGGCGTGGCGATCGGGTGCGTGCTGGCGCTACCCGAGAACCGACAGCGCGTCCTCAGGCGGCTGCTCGACCTCGATACGAGCGGGCAGTCGATCGGCGAGACCGCGGAGACCGTCGCAAGCGAGGGCTCGCTCGAGCTCTCGACGGCGACGGTCAAGCGGTTCCTCTACGAACTGGCCGAAACCGGCGTCCTCGACCGGGTGCGCGCGGAACGAACCGACGGGCTGGGGCGCCCGCCGAGCCGCGTCGAGCCCCGGTTCCCGACGCTCGTCTTCCGACAGGTGTTCGACGCGACCCACGGATCTGCCCGCGAGCGGTAG
- the glpK gene encoding glycerol kinase GlpK — protein sequence MTSEQFVGAIDQGTTGTRFMVFDHAGQVVANAYEKHEQIYPQPGWVEHDPVEIWENTKSVMTDALSEAGIDADQLAAIGVTNQRETTVLWDRDSGTPVHEALVWQDRRTTDRVEELQDAGMAGTIREKTGLEADAYFSATKAEWILENADPMKLEPAKQQSVRDRAEEGEVLFGTIDTWLIHKLTGNHITDVTNASRTMLYDIHDADWDDELLEEFGVPEACLPEVRPSSDDDYYGHTDPDGFLGAEVPVAGALGDQQAALFGQTCFDAGDAKNTYGTGSFFLMNTGEDAVESEHGLLTTVAFQRSGEPINYALEGSIFITGAAVEFLEDIGLIKSAAQTAELASRVDSTDGVYFVPALTGLGAPHWDGRARGTIVGMTRGTKKEHIVRATLEAIAYQTRDVAEAMEADSGIEMGSLRVDGGAVKNDFLCQLQADIIGSEIVRPEVDETTALGSAYAAGLAVGYWETVDELRDNWQIDREFESEMDPEDADRTYERWSEAVERSRGWARDE from the coding sequence ATGACAAGCGAACAATTCGTCGGTGCGATCGACCAGGGGACGACCGGAACGCGCTTTATGGTGTTCGACCACGCGGGACAGGTCGTCGCCAACGCGTACGAGAAACACGAACAGATCTACCCCCAGCCCGGCTGGGTCGAACACGACCCCGTCGAGATCTGGGAGAACACCAAGTCGGTGATGACGGACGCGCTCTCGGAGGCGGGGATCGACGCCGACCAGCTGGCGGCGATCGGCGTCACCAACCAGCGCGAGACGACGGTGCTCTGGGACCGCGACTCGGGCACGCCGGTCCACGAGGCGCTGGTCTGGCAGGACCGCCGGACGACCGACAGGGTAGAGGAGCTCCAGGACGCGGGGATGGCCGGGACCATCCGCGAGAAGACCGGGCTCGAGGCCGACGCCTACTTCTCGGCGACGAAGGCCGAGTGGATCCTCGAGAACGCCGACCCGATGAAGCTCGAACCCGCAAAGCAACAGAGCGTGCGCGACCGCGCCGAGGAGGGCGAGGTGCTGTTCGGGACGATCGACACGTGGCTGATCCACAAGCTCACGGGCAACCATATCACGGACGTGACCAACGCCTCGCGGACGATGCTGTACGACATCCACGACGCCGACTGGGACGACGAGCTCCTGGAGGAGTTCGGCGTTCCCGAGGCGTGTCTCCCCGAGGTACGCCCCTCCTCGGACGACGACTACTACGGCCATACCGACCCCGACGGCTTTCTGGGGGCTGAGGTGCCCGTCGCGGGCGCGCTCGGCGACCAGCAGGCCGCGCTGTTCGGCCAGACCTGCTTCGACGCCGGCGACGCGAAGAACACCTACGGCACGGGTAGCTTCTTCCTGATGAACACCGGCGAGGACGCAGTCGAAAGCGAACACGGCCTGCTGACGACCGTCGCGTTCCAGCGCTCGGGGGAGCCGATCAACTACGCGCTTGAGGGGTCGATCTTCATCACCGGCGCGGCCGTCGAGTTCCTCGAGGACATCGGGCTGATCAAGAGCGCGGCCCAGACCGCCGAGCTCGCGAGCCGGGTCGACTCCACCGACGGGGTCTACTTCGTCCCCGCGCTCACCGGGCTCGGCGCGCCCCACTGGGACGGCAGGGCGAGGGGAACGATCGTCGGGATGACCCGCGGCACCAAGAAGGAACACATCGTCCGGGCGACCCTCGAGGCGATCGCGTATCAGACCCGTGACGTCGCCGAGGCGATGGAGGCCGATTCGGGCATCGAGATGGGCTCGCTGCGCGTGGACGGCGGCGCGGTGAAGAACGACTTCCTCTGTCAGCTCCAGGCCGACATCATCGGCTCGGAGATCGTCCGGCCCGAGGTCGACGAGACCACCGCGCTCGGCTCCGCGTACGCCGCGGGTCTCGCCGTGGGCTACTGGGAGACCGTCGACGAGCTCCGCGATAACTGGCAGATCGACCGGGAGTTCGAATCGGAGATGGACCCGGAGGACGCCGATCGCACTTACGAGCGCTGGTCCGAGGCCGTCGAGCGCTCGCGGGGCTGGGCGAGGGACGAGTAG
- a CDS encoding DUF368 domain-containing protein, translating into MREWLSIYLKGVCMGAADIVPGVSGGTIALIAGIYDRLIAAIAGLDPRILATVPALASGEGRTRFRDDLLEMDVPFLLVLGLGIGTAVLLMSRLITAAFEAYPAVLNGFFFGLIAASAVVIYRVTDVDTPGRIGALLFGAVLAFFVSGATESGGEASLLLVFLAGAIAISAMVLPGISGAAFLYILGQYEYMLGALTEFTDALVGLFGDGSLEAVVDPGVPVVVFMVGATVGLLTMARLVRRALERNRMATLGFLVGLMVGALRLPVDEAAAATEVWTPGLLAAVVGATLVGAAVVLGFDHYTDSLDYTEDTAI; encoded by the coding sequence ATGCGCGAGTGGCTCTCGATCTATCTGAAGGGTGTCTGTATGGGCGCGGCCGACATCGTCCCCGGCGTCTCGGGCGGGACGATCGCCCTCATCGCGGGGATCTACGACCGGCTGATCGCCGCCATCGCCGGCCTCGACCCCCGAATCCTCGCGACGGTGCCCGCGCTCGCGAGCGGCGAGGGCCGCACCCGATTTCGCGACGACCTCCTCGAAATGGACGTCCCCTTCCTGCTGGTCCTCGGGCTGGGGATCGGAACGGCCGTCCTCCTCATGTCCCGGCTGATCACCGCTGCGTTCGAGGCGTATCCCGCCGTGCTGAACGGCTTCTTCTTCGGCCTGATCGCCGCCTCGGCGGTCGTGATCTACCGGGTGACCGATGTCGACACGCCCGGTCGAATCGGGGCACTCCTGTTCGGGGCGGTACTGGCCTTTTTCGTCAGTGGTGCGACCGAGTCGGGCGGGGAGGCGAGCCTCCTGCTCGTCTTTCTCGCGGGGGCGATCGCCATCTCGGCGATGGTCCTCCCGGGGATCTCGGGGGCGGCCTTCCTCTACATCCTCGGGCAGTACGAATACATGCTCGGCGCGCTGACCGAGTTTACGGACGCGCTGGTCGGCCTGTTCGGCGACGGATCGCTCGAAGCGGTCGTCGACCCGGGCGTCCCGGTCGTCGTCTTCATGGTCGGGGCGACCGTCGGCCTGCTGACGATGGCCCGGCTCGTGAGGCGCGCGCTCGAACGCAACCGGATGGCGACGCTCGGCTTCCTCGTCGGGCTGATGGTCGGGGCGCTTCGCCTGCCCGTCGACGAGGCCGCCGCCGCGACCGAGGTCTGGACGCCCGGCCTGCTCGCCGCGGTCGTCGGCGCGACGCTCGTCGGCGCCGCGGTCGTCCTCGGGTTCGATCACTACACCGACTCGCTCGACTACACCGAGGACACCGCGATCTGA
- the glpA gene encoding anaerobic glycerol-3-phosphate dehydrogenase subunit GlpA gives MTDRVDVLVVGGGSTGCGIVRDLAMRGLSVALVEQGNLTHGTTGRMHGLLHSGGRYAVSDQASARECIEENRVLREIAGHCVEMTGGMFVQLEDDPDEYFEQKLEGCRECDIPAEVLSAEEAREREPYLTREVKRAIAVPDGAVDPFRLCVANAADAIEHGARVETHAKVTDVLVEGGEGEARSASEMPSGRGPRGRVVGVEVEHESGPGKRDHAEPGTVEEIRADHVVNATGAWAGRVGEMAGVDVEVRPSKGVMVIMNARQVDTVINRCRKKGDADIIVPHETTAILGTTDVEVDDPEDYPEERWEVDMMIEELSGLVPILEDARTIRSFWGVRPLYEPPGTGTTDPTDITRDFFLLDHEDRDSLPGMTSIVGGKFTTYRLMAEKISDHVCEKLDVTAECRTADEPLPGSEDFSVLRDYMDEFGLRSPIARRSVQRLGSRADEVLKTDEPNPVICDCEAVTRAEIQDAIEGAGSDLNAVRIRTRASMGNCQGGFCCHRMAGELHPEYDEATVSEAWDELVQERWKGERHALWGEGLSQAALNYQLHGTTMSLDREPAVTEFDAFDSGAEAATDGDERTHGERERDERDPHRTARRSEDGSRSSSDPRSDGGRRGGDHGD, from the coding sequence ATGACAGACAGGGTCGACGTCCTCGTCGTCGGCGGCGGCTCGACGGGCTGTGGCATCGTCCGCGACCTGGCGATGCGCGGGCTCTCGGTGGCGCTCGTCGAGCAGGGCAACCTCACCCACGGTACGACGGGGCGGATGCACGGGCTGCTCCACAGCGGCGGCCGGTACGCCGTCTCCGACCAGGCGAGCGCGCGCGAGTGTATCGAGGAGAACAGGGTGCTGCGCGAGATCGCGGGCCACTGCGTCGAGATGACCGGCGGGATGTTCGTCCAACTGGAGGACGACCCCGACGAGTACTTCGAGCAGAAACTCGAGGGGTGTCGGGAGTGTGACATCCCCGCGGAGGTCCTCTCGGCCGAGGAGGCCCGCGAACGCGAGCCGTATCTCACCCGCGAGGTCAAACGCGCGATCGCGGTGCCCGACGGCGCGGTCGATCCGTTCCGCCTCTGCGTGGCCAACGCGGCCGACGCGATCGAACACGGTGCGCGCGTCGAGACCCACGCGAAGGTGACCGACGTCCTCGTGGAGGGCGGGGAAGGCGAGGCACGAAGTGCCTCGGAGATGCCGAGCGGGCGAGGCCCGCGAGGCCGTGTCGTCGGCGTGGAGGTCGAACACGAGTCGGGGCCCGGAAAGCGAGACCACGCCGAGCCCGGCACCGTCGAGGAGATCCGGGCCGACCACGTCGTGAACGCGACGGGCGCGTGGGCCGGGCGCGTCGGAGAGATGGCCGGCGTCGACGTCGAGGTCCGGCCCTCGAAGGGCGTGATGGTGATCATGAACGCCCGGCAGGTCGATACGGTGATCAACCGCTGTCGGAAGAAGGGCGACGCCGACATCATCGTCCCCCACGAGACGACCGCGATCCTGGGGACCACGGACGTCGAGGTCGACGACCCCGAGGACTATCCCGAGGAGCGCTGGGAGGTCGACATGATGATCGAGGAGCTCTCGGGACTCGTGCCGATCCTCGAGGACGCCCGGACCATCCGCTCCTTTTGGGGCGTCCGGCCGCTGTACGAACCCCCTGGAACCGGAACGACCGACCCCACCGACATCACGCGAGACTTCTTCCTGCTCGACCACGAGGACCGCGATTCCCTGCCGGGGATGACTAGCATCGTCGGCGGGAAGTTCACCACCTACCGGCTGATGGCCGAGAAGATCTCTGACCACGTCTGCGAGAAGCTCGACGTCACCGCGGAGTGTCGTACCGCCGACGAGCCGCTCCCCGGCAGCGAGGACTTCTCGGTGCTTCGCGACTACATGGACGAGTTCGGGCTCCGCTCCCCGATCGCCCGCCGCAGCGTCCAGCGGCTCGGTTCGCGGGCCGACGAGGTGCTGAAGACCGACGAACCCAACCCCGTGATCTGTGACTGCGAGGCGGTCACGCGCGCGGAGATCCAGGACGCCATCGAGGGCGCGGGAAGCGACCTCAACGCCGTGCGGATCAGGACCCGCGCCTCGATGGGCAACTGTCAGGGCGGCTTCTGCTGTCACCGGATGGCCGGCGAGCTCCACCCCGAGTACGACGAGGCGACCGTCAGCGAAGCGTGGGACGAGCTCGTACAGGAGCGCTGGAAGGGCGAGCGCCACGCGCTGTGGGGCGAGGGGCTCTCGCAGGCCGCCTTGAACTACCAGCTCCACGGCACGACGATGAGCCTCGACCGCGAGCCCGCCGTAACGGAGTTCGACGCGTTCGATTCGGGCGCCGAGGCGGCGACGGACGGCGATGAGCGAACCCACGGTGAGCGCGAGCGAGACGAGCGCGATCCACATCGGACCGCGAGACGGTCCGAGGATGGTTCGCGATCCTCGTCGGATCCTCGATCCGACGGCGGGCGACGGGGAGGCGACCATGGCGATTGA
- a CDS encoding AMP-binding protein — MNPEDDPWYCRLDYEGYEEARREFSWDLPEGYNLAYDLLRKHPDPDAPALLQASPDGRRETYSFRDLDRLSNRLANALESRGIERGDRVGVIVPQKPENALTHLACWKMGAISLPLSVLFGPEALGHRLDDSGATAVVADASVRETVREVEDDCPALDLVVGVGEDHGFEPFESLLEGSAEEYALAETTAETPAIIIYTSGSTGPPKGVLHSHGVWVGHCPAFSMYFEGDLEGVYWTPADWAWIGALGDLVFPAWHYGQPVVGTPLGKFDPEEAYAIMEEFSVTGTFLPPTAIRMMMDVDSTQYDLSIEAICSGGEPLTPEILAWADEELGGVPVNELYGQTEANLLVTNCRKWFPARAGSMGKPVPGHDVRVVDPETGEELPAGEIGEIAVRRKGDPVVFSEYWNRSGKTDSVTVGELHLTGDLGSLDEDGYFWFKSRNDDLIVTSGYRVGPREIEDVLLDHEGVAQVGVVGVPDETRGQIVKAFVQPASGREGSEELRETLQAFVRERLAAYEYPREIEFREELPRTTTGKIRRKDLLEE; from the coding sequence ATGAACCCCGAAGACGACCCGTGGTACTGCCGGCTCGACTACGAGGGCTACGAGGAGGCCCGCCGCGAGTTCTCGTGGGACCTCCCCGAGGGGTACAACCTCGCGTACGACCTGCTCCGGAAACACCCCGATCCCGACGCGCCGGCGCTCCTTCAGGCCTCCCCCGACGGCCGCCGGGAGACCTACTCCTTTCGCGACCTCGATCGGCTCTCGAACCGGCTCGCGAACGCGCTCGAATCGCGGGGGATCGAACGCGGCGACCGCGTCGGCGTGATCGTCCCGCAGAAGCCCGAGAACGCCCTTACACATCTCGCCTGTTGGAAGATGGGCGCGATCTCGCTTCCCCTCTCGGTCCTGTTCGGGCCCGAGGCGCTCGGCCACCGGCTCGATGACAGCGGCGCGACGGCCGTCGTCGCCGACGCCTCGGTTCGAGAGACCGTCCGGGAGGTCGAGGACGACTGCCCGGCGCTCGACCTCGTCGTCGGGGTCGGCGAGGACCACGGGTTCGAGCCCTTCGAGTCGCTTCTGGAGGGGAGCGCCGAGGAGTACGCGCTCGCCGAAACGACCGCCGAGACGCCCGCGATAATCATCTACACCAGCGGTTCGACCGGCCCGCCGAAGGGCGTCCTCCACTCCCACGGGGTGTGGGTCGGGCACTGTCCCGCCTTCTCGATGTACTTCGAGGGCGATCTCGAGGGGGTCTACTGGACGCCCGCCGACTGGGCGTGGATCGGCGCGCTCGGCGATCTCGTCTTCCCGGCGTGGCACTACGGCCAGCCCGTCGTGGGCACCCCGCTGGGGAAGTTCGATCCCGAGGAGGCGTACGCGATCATGGAGGAGTTCTCGGTCACGGGGACCTTCCTCCCGCCGACGGCGATCCGCATGATGATGGACGTCGATTCGACCCAGTATGACCTCTCGATCGAGGCGATCTGCTCGGGCGGGGAGCCGCTGACCCCCGAGATCCTCGCGTGGGCCGACGAGGAGCTGGGCGGCGTGCCGGTCAACGAACTCTACGGCCAGACCGAGGCCAACCTGCTGGTAACGAACTGTCGGAAGTGGTTCCCCGCGCGGGCCGGCAGTATGGGCAAACCCGTCCCCGGCCACGACGTGCGGGTCGTCGATCCGGAAACGGGCGAGGAGCTGCCTGCCGGGGAGATCGGCGAGATAGCGGTGCGTCGAAAGGGCGACCCGGTCGTCTTCTCGGAGTACTGGAACCGATCGGGGAAGACCGACTCCGTGACGGTCGGGGAGTTGCATCTCACGGGGGATCTGGGCTCTCTCGACGAGGACGGCTACTTCTGGTTCAAGTCGCGCAACGACGACCTCATCGTCACCAGCGGCTACCGGGTGGGGCCCCGCGAGATCGAGGACGTGTTGCTCGATCACGAGGGCGTCGCTCAGGTCGGCGTGGTCGGCGTTCCCGACGAAACCAGAGGCCAGATCGTCAAGGCGTTCGTCCAGCCCGCGTCGGGCCGCGAGGGCTCGGAGGAGCTGCGCGAGACGCTACAGGCGTTCGTCAGGGAGCGCCTCGCGGCCTACGAGTACCCCCGGGAGATCGAGTTCCGCGAGGAGCTCCCGCGGACGACGACCGGCAAGATCCGGCGCAAGGACCTCCTCGAGGAGTGA
- a CDS encoding VOC family protein, protein MLQSLDHLALEVKYLDRAREFYTTRLGLPVERESDTELVFRAGETELVLRRPRAVPRGGLHTHYAFSTPPSEYDDWWARLEDLEPVEHSFGSARSLYVDDPDDHCVEIGEAGDGEGSGLTGIFEVVLEVAELDRAEDFYTDLGFGVVDRGDERRRVRLAGPMDLELWEPQLGLADARGGVHVDLGFGTADPDDAVANVRDRACAVERVDGGLRVLDPDGHSLTFE, encoded by the coding sequence ATGCTCCAGTCCCTGGACCACCTCGCCCTCGAGGTCAAGTACCTCGACCGGGCCCGCGAGTTCTACACGACCCGTCTCGGGTTGCCGGTCGAGCGCGAGAGCGACACCGAACTCGTCTTTCGTGCCGGCGAAACGGAGCTGGTCCTGCGTCGTCCCCGTGCCGTCCCCCGTGGCGGCCTGCACACCCACTACGCCTTTTCCACCCCTCCCTCGGAGTACGACGACTGGTGGGCACGGTTAGAGGACCTCGAACCCGTCGAACACAGCTTCGGCTCCGCGCGCTCGCTGTACGTCGACGACCCCGACGACCACTGCGTCGAGATCGGGGAGGCGGGAGACGGCGAGGGATCGGGGCTCACCGGGATCTTCGAGGTCGTTCTCGAAGTCGCGGAGCTCGACCGGGCTGAGGACTTTTACACCGACCTCGGCTTCGGGGTCGTCGATCGGGGGGACGAACGGCGGCGGGTACGATTGGCGGGGCCGATGGACCTCGAACTCTGGGAGCCCCAGCTGGGACTCGCGGACGCCCGCGGTGGCGTCCACGTCGACCTCGGGTTCGGGACGGCCGACCCCGACGACGCTGTGGCGAACGTCAGAGACCGTGCCTGTGCGGTCGAACGGGTGGACGGCGGGCTGCGGGTCCTCGATCCCGACGGCCACTCCCTGACGTTCGAGTAG
- a CDS encoding ribbon-helix-helix domain-containing protein: MTEYTTVSIPKDLAERVEETIEGTSFQSTSDLVRFLLRSIVIQHQKRGELTEAEFEEITDQLRDLGYLQ, translated from the coding sequence GTGACCGAGTACACCACCGTCTCCATCCCGAAGGACCTGGCCGAGCGCGTCGAGGAGACCATCGAGGGTACGAGCTTCCAGAGCACGAGCGACCTCGTGCGCTTCCTCCTGCGTAGCATCGTCATCCAGCACCAGAAACGGGGCGAGCTCACCGAGGCGGAGTTCGAGGAGATCACCGACCAGCTCCGCGATCTGGGGTATCTGCAGTAG